The nucleotide sequence TAATGGGAAGTGTTTCCTGTACATTCCTTGTCATCATATGCAATATTTTCTTTTTGCTCTTTCTGTCGCTTGGGCTTTACGGATATCTGTTTGCCCAGATGATCGCCTATACGGGTTCTGCAATGCTGATGTTTAGTATGGTTGGCGGAGACGTTCAGATCAAAAAGATCATAAAAGACAGGAAGCTTGAGAGGAAAATGTTTGATTATGGCTCGGGAATGCTTCTTTATTCGACATCGAGCTGGATAAATAATGCACTGGACCGTTATTATATATTGCTGATGCTTGGAAGCTCGGAAAACGGACTTTATGGCGCAGCCTACAAGATACCGGCAATACTTACTATATTTCAGAGGATTTTTGCACAGGCATGGCAGATGTCTGCAGCAAAGGAATATGATGAAAAAGACAGGGATAAATTCTTTTCAAATATGTTCAGGATATACAGCGCCATAATGGTTCTCGGTGCTTCAGGAATAATTTTATTCCTAAAAATCCTGGCCAGGATAATGTTTCAAAAAAGTTTTTTTGAAGCATGGGTACTGGTGCCGCCGCTGCTTATCTCAGTAATATTCGGGGCACTTGAAGGTTTCATGGGTTCCATATGTCTTGCCTTTAAGGATGGCAAAAGTATAGGCAGGGCTACAGGACTCGGAGCTTTGGTAAATATAGTACTTAACTACTTTCTGATAATAGAATTCGCCGCAATGGGCGCTGCGATAGCAACACTTATTTCTTATTTTGTGATGTTCGCAGCAGCTTATATCATGGTGAAAAAATATGTTAAACTAGATGTTTCCATGGCAAAAAACTTTTTTGCCTATATATTGCTGATAGTTGAGTCACTGGCGGTAATAGTCAATATAAAGAACTATTATATTATAAATTCGATAATTTTGCTGATACTGCTATTGATATACATGAAGGAAATCGCTCAGTTCCTTACGGGATTAAAGAAATGCTGATGGGGAAAGTTGGATAATGCAGACGTCTTTTTTGGATAAATTAAAAAAGAACAGTGGATGGCTATATACGGCGCTTTATATATGGCTGATATTCTCGTCGTTTATAAAGCAGGACTTTTATGAAATGACGGGCAAATACGCAACGCTGATAACTTTTCTTCTGCTTGCACTGCTCGCCTTTATAAATATTGATCTGAAGAAGGCTGAAAAGTCTGAGAAATTGGAAATCCTTTTGTTTTTCATTACGGCAGTCGTAACGGCAGCGAATCTTCTGATCATAAAATCCGGAAAAGGAGCGTTTTTTGTGCCGGTAGATATGGCACTTATGCTCTTGCTGCTGCCAAAGCTTGAAATGACTGATCTCATGAGAAGAGTTACGGCAGGATCGGCATCTCTTTTGATGATATGGTGGTATGCTTATATTCATTGGGAATACGGCTTCAATATGGCAGGCCTTCTCTATATCATAATCTTCATGACAGGAGAGATCTTTGCCGAATATATGAAAAATGACTATGATCTTGAATATATGGGCTATGTCCAGACAGGGCTTTTTTTCACAACCCTTCTTCTGACCATATGCTATCATGCACGCTCGGCAGCGGTATGTGTTATAATATACGCACTTATATGGAAATTACTGCCTTTTTTATCTGAGAGAAAGCTTTTATACAGGTTTTTAATAGCTGCCGCGACCGTTGGAAGCATTATTTTTACAGTATTTTATATGCTTTTAGGAAAGCTTGGAATAAATGTCACGATCCTTTATAAGGATATACTTTCCGGTCGGCAGGATATATGGGCAGAGCTCTGGGAAGCTTTTTTCAAAAGCCCGCTCACAGGTATCGGTTCATCTTATGAGCTTAAGAGTTTTTTCATTTTTGAAGTTCACAATGGACTTTTTGATATTCTGACGGTACATGGAGTGGTAGTTTTCGCCCTTGTACTTTTTCTTCTGGTCAGGAGGCTTAATGAAACGGCAGATACTCCTTTTAGTTACAGACCTGACTGCAGACTGGCTATAGCAGGAGTATTTACACTGCTTTTTGCATCATTTTTTGAGAACGGTTTTATAGTACCGCCGTATAATATTGTATTTATGACTCTTTTGTTACTGGGAAGAGAGTAAAGCTTTTATTATGAATTTTCAGCAGAATGGGGATAAGGAAAAGATGCAGGCAAAAATATCTTTAATATCCATAATTTATAATGTGGCACCCTATCTTGACGACTGCATAAAAAGTCTTGTGAGACAGACCTATGAAAATCTGGAGATAATCCTCGTGGTCGGAGAAAAAGGTGACGGAAAAGATGATAACTGTCTTGAGATAGCTGAAAGCTATGCTGTGAAGGACGATAGAATAAAGATAGTAAGATGTCAGGCTATGGGTACAGGTGATGCCAGAAACAAGGGCCTGGAGGCTGCAAGCGGTGATTATATAGCCTTTGTTGACGGTGACGATTATGTAGAGGAAAAATTTATTGAAAAGCTCTACGAGAATCTGAATTTCCATGCGGCAGACATAGCAGTATGCGGAAAATACAGTGAATATCCGGGAAGAACCGTGGCAGATGAGCGTCATGCGGTGAGGGATTTAAGCGGTGAAGCGGCCTGCAGGATGATTCTTGAAAAAAACGGATTCTTTTTTCATTGCTGGGACAAGCTTTTTAAGGCTGAGTTATTTAAAGGACTGGAATTTCCAACTATCGGTCAGTTAGAGGATCGTTATACAGTAGGAAAGATACTGACAATTGCTGAATCGGTGGTCTATGATACGACGCCCCTTTATCATTACAGAGTGAGAGAGGACAGTATATCCAAAACAGCTGTTGACTCTGAGATGAATACGAAGGCAGATGAAATTTTTTGCGATATGGTGATCAAACGCTATCCTTCATTAAAGGGATTGTGTGAGGAATTTTTAATATATGACCATATAACCTGCATTCAGAACATGTTGCTCGAAGGGATTTACAGCAAAGAAAAGGCGGAGTCTCACAGGGATTATGTTAAAGTTCATGCAGGAGAAGTATTAAAAAAGGACGGACTTGACCGTAATACGAGGATAAAGATATATTTAACCATTTACTGTCCGGGACTTTTAAGGCT is from Lachnospiraceae bacterium C1.1 and encodes:
- a CDS encoding polysaccharide biosynthesis C-terminal domain-containing protein, producing MIKGKYKYLFKNMALFTISSLVSKLLVFLLVPFYTSILTESEYGIADVMQSTLLLGVPLLSINAGEAALRFGLDKGADHGEILRIGLKRVFFSDLLALILSGGFFAFRLITKKGPEPEYIVLFFFLFLFNSFYEYMLLYCQGTEKVQIMIMGSVSCTFLVIICNIFFLLFLSLGLYGYLFAQMIAYTGSAMLMFSMVGGDVQIKKIIKDRKLERKMFDYGSGMLLYSTSSWINNALDRYYILLMLGSSENGLYGAAYKIPAILTIFQRIFAQAWQMSAAKEYDEKDRDKFFSNMFRIYSAIMVLGASGIILFLKILARIMFQKSFFEAWVLVPPLLISVIFGALEGFMGSICLAFKDGKSIGRATGLGALVNIVLNYFLIIEFAAMGAAIATLISYFVMFAAAYIMVKKYVKLDVSMAKNFFAYILLIVESLAVIVNIKNYYIINSIILLILLLIYMKEIAQFLTGLKKC
- a CDS encoding O-antigen ligase family protein; translated protein: MDKLKKNSGWLYTALYIWLIFSSFIKQDFYEMTGKYATLITFLLLALLAFINIDLKKAEKSEKLEILLFFITAVVTAANLLIIKSGKGAFFVPVDMALMLLLLPKLEMTDLMRRVTAGSASLLMIWWYAYIHWEYGFNMAGLLYIIIFMTGEIFAEYMKNDYDLEYMGYVQTGLFFTTLLLTICYHARSAAVCVIIYALIWKLLPFLSERKLLYRFLIAAATVGSIIFTVFYMLLGKLGINVTILYKDILSGRQDIWAELWEAFFKSPLTGIGSSYELKSFFIFEVHNGLFDILTVHGVVVFALVLFLLVRRLNETADTPFSYRPDCRLAIAGVFTLLFASFFENGFIVPPYNIVFMTLLLLGRE
- a CDS encoding glycosyltransferase family 2 protein yields the protein MNFQQNGDKEKMQAKISLISIIYNVAPYLDDCIKSLVRQTYENLEIILVVGEKGDGKDDNCLEIAESYAVKDDRIKIVRCQAMGTGDARNKGLEAASGDYIAFVDGDDYVEEKFIEKLYENLNFHAADIAVCGKYSEYPGRTVADERHAVRDLSGEAACRMILEKNGFFFHCWDKLFKAELFKGLEFPTIGQLEDRYTVGKILTIAESVVYDTTPLYHYRVREDSISKTAVDSEMNTKADEIFCDMVIKRYPSLKGLCEEFLIYDHITCIQNMLLEGIYSKEKAESHRDYVKVHAGEVLKKDGLDRNTRIKIYLTIYCPGLLRLVTRKKSQS